ATGGCCCTCTCGAATATAAATATTCCCGGGACCGACTCAAGGGATACCTACAAGCTTTGGAACAGGCCAACCTCCATAAGGATCCCGACATCATCATACAGTTGCAGGAAATTGATTATGATATGGCCGTCTCAGCAGCAACACAACTATTGAACAGTGAACAGCGGCCTGATGCTTTCTTTGCTTCCAGTGATGTCTACGCAGCTGCAGCCATCAAGGCATCCAGACGTGCAGCGCTTCGGGTACCGGGAGATATCGCCATTGTGGGATTCGACAATATCGGCCTTTCTTCGCTATGCACTCCCTCCATCACAACGGTAAACCAACCAAAGTTCCAGTTGGGATCGCTCAGTTGCGAGATGCTCATCAAGCGTATCAATGCTGAGCAGATACCCATTCAGAGCATGTATATGGACACTGAACTCATTGTCAGGGAGACCACACAGAAATCTGTTAGGTCCTAACTAACTGTACTGGCAGAATCCCCGTTGCCGAGATCTCCTTTTTTAGCAACCGAGCCAGCGCAAGTATCGTATCCCGATTATACGCATACGCAGCAATGCTCCTGATACGTACATCCAGCTCGGCAAGATCATAGGGATTGCGAAGGGCAACAGTGAGGACCGGATGGTCCTTTGCCAGTGCATTGGCCAAGGCAATCTGCCCTGGATACTGATGGCCGTTGTAGGTTCCTACCACTACAGAGGAGCAACCTCTTGCTCCAGAAAGCACCCTCTGGATTTCTTTCTCATCAGGATTCTCACTGACAACGAGTGAACTGCCCCCGACAAGGCGGGCCATATCAGGGGCGAATACCACCTCATGTTCCTCACTGGACACTACTGTTGCCTGAAAACAGGTCACTCCCACGAACAAGGGGTTGTCTCCCAGTGCAAAGGGAGCATCCTGTACCACGGTAAGGCCCTGAGCGTAGAGCCTCTGGTTCTCCCGGGTGTGCAGTGCACTGCCAACTACTGACAAAGGCTTTCTCTCTGATTCCTGAAGCATTTCCTTAGCAAGAAGGATCTTCTCTGTTGAGGCATCGAATACTTCACGTGAGAGGCTCCCCTCTTCCAGGGCCGTGGCAATAGCTTCTGCTGCGACGATACCGAGGCTTATTGTGTGACTGATCAAAACCACATCCACTCCTGCCTTCATCGCAGAGACCGTACCGTCAACAGTCCCTGAATGCTTTGCAATTGCATGCATCTCCATGCAGTCGCTGAACACCAGACCCTTGAAACCCAAGGTATTCTTGAGCAATTCAGTCATGAAGAAGGGGCTCATGGTTGCTGGAACATGCTCTTTCTCAATATCGGGGAACAGGATATGACTACTCATGATACCCTGGATCCCTCCCCTCACTGCCTCACTGAAGGGCAATATGTGGTTCTGAAGGTCTGAAAGTTCTCCACCTACGGCAGGAAGTACGAAATGGGAGTCCTGGTGTGTATCCCCATGCCCGGGAAAGTGTTTCCCAACAGCCATCACCCCTTGGCTTTGGATACCATCAACCATGGATCGGGCAAAACGCGAAACCACATCGGGATCATCACCATAACTGCGTACCCCTATGACAGGGTTACGTGGATTGCTGTTCATATCCAGAGAAGGAGCAAAGTCCACATTGACGCCCAAAGCAGAGAGTTCCCGCCCTGTAAGAATACCTGCCCGCAGGGCACAACGCTCATCACCGGTAGCCCCAATGGCCATGGCAGAGGGGACTATCGTACAATCACTGGAGAGACGACTGACCATACCTCCCTCCTGGTCGATACCGATCAGGGCTGGGACACCACACTCTGCTTGCACCAACTCCTGTATATCAGCACAGAGTGCAAACAGTTGCTCCTTGTCCCTGATATTCCTGGAAAACAGGATAACATTGGAAATCTTGTACTTCCTTACAGCTTCCCTAAATGCATCGTCCAGGGTGTAGCCAGGCA
The sequence above is drawn from the uncultured Sphaerochaeta sp. genome and encodes:
- the nagZ gene encoding beta-N-acetylhexosaminidase, encoding MDLELSLACRIGQHLMCGLPGYTLDDAFREAVRKYKISNVILFSRNIRDKEQLFALCADIQELVQAECGVPALIGIDQEGGMVSRLSSDCTIVPSAMAIGATGDERCALRAGILTGRELSALGVNVDFAPSLDMNSNPRNPVIGVRSYGDDPDVVSRFARSMVDGIQSQGVMAVGKHFPGHGDTHQDSHFVLPAVGGELSDLQNHILPFSEAVRGGIQGIMSSHILFPDIEKEHVPATMSPFFMTELLKNTLGFKGLVFSDCMEMHAIAKHSGTVDGTVSAMKAGVDVVLISHTISLGIVAAEAIATALEEGSLSREVFDASTEKILLAKEMLQESERKPLSVVGSALHTRENQRLYAQGLTVVQDAPFALGDNPLFVGVTCFQATVVSSEEHEVVFAPDMARLVGGSSLVVSENPDEKEIQRVLSGARGCSSVVVGTYNGHQYPGQIALANALAKDHPVLTVALRNPYDLAELDVRIRSIAAYAYNRDTILALARLLKKEISATGILPVQLVRT